The Archangium primigenium genomic interval ACGGGAAGCTCTACCCCACTGCGAACAACACGCAGTGCAGCTACGGGTTGCCCGCTTTCGAGGACTGGGACGGGTAGCCAAGTAGTAGGGGTCCTGACGCCCTCATGGTTGGTCCCACGAGTCCCCTCTGGACGCCAGGACCTCCAGGAGTGCAATCACCCCGGAGTTCGTGCGTAAGCTCGGGGAGGCGCCCACGCGGCCCTCCGAAGGAGCCGTCCCTCATGAAGAAGCTGCTGGTGTTCGTCGTGCTGCTGGCCGTGGGGGTCGGGGCGGCGTACCACTTCGGACTGCTGTCTCGCCTGGGCGTCCGGGTCCGGTTCATCCCCAAGGATCCGGCGCTGCTCGCCTACTTCGGCCCGGACACCCGCGAGCTGCTGGTCGTCCACTCCACCGAGCTGGACATGCCCCTGGACACGAAGACCCAGGAGGAACTGGACCGGCAGGTGAAGGACGTCCACGCGAAGACGGGCGTCGACACCCGCGAGGACCTGGACTCGCTCGCGGTGACCACCGGGCTGGCCGTGGCCCGAGGGCGCTTCGACTGGGCGCGGCTGTCCACCTACCTCCAGTCCGAGGGCTACACCCTCACCGAGCTGGAGGGCGTGCCCACGGCGGTGAAGGCCCAGGCGGCGGACGTGGCGCTCGACGGGCACTACCTGCTCGTCGGTCCCCAGAACCTCGTGAGCCAGGCGCTCGCGCTCAAGCGCCAGGGCGGTGGCCTCGGGGATGACAGCCCCCTGGTGAAGGCCCTGGACACCATTGGCTGGAAGCACGGCATGGTGGGCGGCCTCGTGTCCGGCTCTCGCCTGCCGGATCTCATGGGCAAGACGGGAATGCTCCAGTCGCTGCTGGGCGCGTTCGACGTCACGCCGGAAGGGCTCGACCTGCACGGCACCGCCCTCACCGGCGGCGAGAAGCAGGGCCAGGCCCTGCTCAAGCTGTTGGAGTTGGGACGCTCGGTCCTGCTGCTGACCACGGGCATGGAGACGGCGGAAGAGCAGCGCCTGCTGGCCGACGCCCTGCGCAAATCCGAGTTGAAGGCGGACGCCCAGGGCGTGGTGACCGGACACATCCGTTTCCCCCATGCGCTGGTGGATGCGACGTCCGCGAGCTACGCCCAGGCCGACTTCTCGGGCCACTTCCAGAAGCTGAACCAGGCCGCCGCGGACGAGGAGGACAGCCCCTCGGCGGTGCGGCCTCCGGCGCCGCGCCCGTCCGTCGTCTCCCCGCCCGTCACGACCGGAGTGCGGGCGGCCCCGGGCCCCGTGGACTGGAAGCCGCCGGTGCTCGGCCTGTTCCTGTTGGTGATCGTGCTGGTGACGATGGGCGCCCAGAGCCGTCCGGGCATGTTCAACGTGCTCTTCCACCCGCTCTACCTGCTGCCCTTCGCGGTCGCGACGATGGGCGTGGTCGTGTTCCGGTGGACGGGGCACGCGGGCGGCGTGTTCGACGTGCTCGTGCGGCCCATGCCCGAGTGGCACCGCCTCGTGTCCTATCCGCTGGCCCAGCCCGTGGCGCTGAGCGCCGCGGTGCCGCTGGTGTTCGCGGTGCTGTCGGGGGTGATGCCGTGGCTGCGGCGGTTCGCGGCGGGGCTCGGGGTGGGCTTCAGCGCCTGGCTCGCGGTGGAGGCGTTCTCCCATCCGCCGCTGGCGCTCATCCCCCCGGCCTACACGCAGTACTGGTACGCTGGCAACGCGCTGATGGCGTTGGTGCTGGCGCGGCTCGCCTTGCCGCCGCGCCAGGCCGCGAGAAGTACCCGACGTCCGTGAACCATCTTCCGAGGCCAGTCACATGCCCAATGTGAAGTTTCCCGTGGGGACGTGGGTCAACATCTTCACGCAGGACAGGCTCTGGGGTGGCCTCGTCGAGACGCACGAGGAGGACAAGACCCTGGTCAAGGTCTTCTACCTCAAGGCTCGGAAGTCAGACCCGAGCAAGCGGAAGATGGCCGTGAAGTACCTTCTCGTGCCCAACGAGCAGCTGTGGCTCAACAAGCTCGAGCAAGCGAAGCCGGGCTATCACGCCCTGATCAGCAAGCTCCAACTGGGGCAGACGGCCAACCCCGTCACGCCCTACACGGGACAGGAGGACGTCTTCTTCCATGTCTCCTCGATGAAATACATCGAGTCCATCGCGCGCAATGGACTGCAGCCCTTGACCTCCATCCAGATGGCCGTCACGGGGGCCGATGCCGCGAGAAGCGTCGACGCGGCGAACTGGAAGAGCTACGGCCAGGGGGTCGTGGGGGCCCAGCTGGGGTCGGGCGGGAGTTTGACGGAAGGGCTCACGGGCCCCCTGGGCTCCTCGGTCTATCTGGCGAAGAAGGCGCACGGACTGGCGATCTACATCTCCCTGCGGGTGCGGCTTGGCGAGGAGCCGCTGCTCCTCACGGTCAAACGGGACAAGCTCCCGCTGCCCATGACCGTGGATCCCAACAACGCGGCGGATGCCGTGCGCTATCCGGGAGTCATCAGGCCGGAGTGCATCAACGTCGTGAAGCATTGGGACGACCGCCAGGCCGCGCAGCTCTACGAGCTGATCAGCATCAAGCAGACCTTCGGCGAAACGAGCATCCCCGAGATCTTCGAGCTGGAGGGAGTCCTCGTCGACAAGGTCTTGAAGAACCACACGGCCTACTCGGAAGCGCTCAAGACCACGGCCTTCACGCTCAAGAAGAAGCAAGAGGAAGCCCTGCTGCGGGACGAGTTCCTGCCTCCCGAGGGCATGGAAGACGCGGAGGAAGTCTCGAGTCTGGACGACTTCGAGGCACGGCTCAAAGCCCTCCGGAGCTGACGCGAGCGAGGGCCGTGCTACGGGTAGTAGAACCCGACGTTCATGAAGTAGGCCTTGTGCCACAGATCGTCGCCGCCCACGCCCAGGCCATCCACATACGAGCCGGTGTACGGATCGTTCCTGCCGAAGCGGAACTCCGCCGCGATCCACCACCGGTCATACAGGAAGAACGAGGTGCCCGCGAAGGCGCGATGCGAGGTCTTGAACGCCGCGTTGTCCTTGGTGAAGACGCTGTAGTTCAAGTACGGCCGCACGCCGCTGATGTGCTCCCACGAGCCCGGCACGCTGTAGCTGAGGTCGACCGAGAGGAACGTCCCCCGGGTGGCCACGTTGAAGGAGCCGCCGAAGCCGCCCAGGGTGATGAGTGAGGTGTTGCCGTCCGGATTGCGGGGGTTGATCCGCTGCAGGCCGCCCTCGACCATGCCGCGAAACCCGCCATGGTTGCCGACCCAATGGAGCGCGGCGGCCACGCGGCTGCCGGACGCGTTGAGATCCAGGTTCTGGATCCGGGAGTACAGCCCGGAGGCACCGAACTCGGACGAGCTCTTCTCCCCATGGAAGAGCGTATAGGCCACGCGCCCGACGAACTGGTGCCGCTCGCGGCTGTTGGTGCCGCCCTCGACATAGCTGTCGTGCTGGACGAAGCCGATCGAGTACCGGTTCGCGTCCCGGGTCGGGCCGAAGTAGCTGCCCCCATCGCGCAGGTTGTAGGCTGCGGCGACCTGGAGCGCGCCGCCGACGTAGTTGTATTTGACGCCGACGTTGTGCACGTCCTCCAGGCCGATGACATTGGCCAGGGTCTGGTAGAACGAGCTGCTCACCCAGGGAAGGATGCCGAACGGCACTTGGTTCATTCCCAGGGTGAGCCTTTGCCTGTCGGTGAGGTTGTAGCCCAGGTACGCGAAGGTGACGTAGTTCTCCTCGCCCAGGTTGGTGGTGTCTGGGTAGCCGCGGGCATTGACGCCCCCGTAGAAGCGGTACTGGAAGGCGCCGAAGAAGGTCGGGGAGTCATACCCGAGGTTCAGCCAGGCCACGTCCCAGGAAATGCCGCTCGTCGGTCGGGGCGCGTCCAGGGTGACATCCGCGCGGAAGCGCAGCGCGCCCCCCAGCTTCAACGTCCCCTCACCCAGCTGGAACACCCCGAAGGGGGCGTCATCGGCCCTGGCGGCGGCGCCGGAGAGCAGGCTCAAGGCGCCTGCCAGCAGCGCGCGGCCGCGCCCGGTTCTTGGCGTGTGGCTCATGCCCTCGTCTCATAGAGCGTCGAGGCCGAGGGCGCGAGCGCGAAAGCACGGGGGACTTCAGGGGATCTTGTCGCACCGCATCGCGTTGTCGGCCGTATTGGTGCAGGTGGGGCTGCTGCTCACCGCACAGACCGCATCACACTGGCGCTCGAACCAGCTGGCGCCGAGGGTGTACCCCGAGGGGCACTGCAGACCACAGGCCGTGAACGTCGTCTGGTCCGGGTACGGCTTGGCGCAATTGACAGACAGCTTGGGCGTTCCGGCGAGGTCGCAGTTGGTTCGCTCATAGTATTGGGTCACGAAGCCGCCTTCCGGACAGCCTCCGCCGCACACGGAGTAGGTGCCTGATGCGGGGATCGGGTAGCACGCGATGGCGTTGTGCGCCTCGCAGGGGCCACAGCGGTAACCGTCGTCGGGGGCGCAGTAGTAGAAGCTGACATGGGGACAGGTGGCGTTGCAGAGGGAGGACTCCACCGTTTCGGTGGACTCGACCGCGTCTGGGTCCGAGCGGGTCGCGGCGGAACCACACGCGGTCAGGAGCACCATCACCAAGGGGAGCGTGAGCAGGGACTTCATCGACAGGCCTCGTTTCAATGGGAGCGCGTTCAGGCGCTCTCGTGGGGGGTGAGACGGAACGCCGCGCGCCTCGCGCGGCGGTGGAAGCCAGGAGGTCAGTCCCCGGGGGGAGGACAGCCCTCCTGGGAGTCGCGGCGCTCGAGCCAGCCATCGTTTTTCTGGCGCAGCTCCCGGGCCCGTTTCGAGCCCAGCTTCTCGGCCAGGGCGCGCTCGTAGGCATCGCCCAGGCCCAGGGTGAAGCGAACCAGACGCTCGGCGGGCGTCATGCCCGAGGGGTCGGACGGTGGGCTCTGGAGTCCCGCCCGCTCCCGGGCCAGCCGCTGATAGGCCTGCTGGAGGCTGAGCTCCGGAGACTTGTCGCGGATCTCATACTGGAGCGAATGCGCGGCCAGCACCTGTGCGCTGTCCTCGTCCCCCGTGACCTCGACGTAGATCGCCCTCAGCTGCGTGAGCGCCCAGGCGACGAAGGCCTCGTGGACGTCCTGGACCACGGCCAGCTCCGCCTCCGTGACGCCCAGCTCCGCCCACTCCCCGGCGTTGGGAAGATGAGGCCGCTGCTGGAGACTCGGTGCATCCCAGCGCAGCCGGCACTCCTTCGCCAGCTGGAGCAAGGTCTCGTGGCTCGGGTTGAGCCACGCGCCGGCCGAGGGCCGCCGCGCGCCCGGACGGGACTGCTCCAGCAGGCGCACCCGCTCGCGCAGGGACTCCAGCTCGGCCCCGGAAGCGTCCTCGCGGGGGCGCGACACGTGCGGGCCCCCCGAGGCGACGCCCGGGCTCTCCCCGGCGTGCTCGGACCCGGGCTCGGGGAGGCGCCGTGGCGCACGGTCCGCGAGCAGCTCCGCCCGCTCTCCCGCGCTCACCTCGGTGGTGTGGAGCAGGTGCGTGACGGCGACACGGCCCTCTTGCACGCTCAGGAGCGCCCGGGACGCGGGGGACGCGGGGACCTCGAGGGTGAAGCACGTCCCCCGGACCACGACCTGACCGGAGGGGGTGTCCACCCGGAAGTCGGAGCCAGTCTCCACGCGGTAGAAGACGCGCCCCACGGACTGCTGCACGTGCACGGCGCCTCGGCGGCCCAGGCTCCAGCGCAGCCGCGTGCCGGGCTCGGCGACGGCGAGCGCGGACGGGCCCAGGGCGATCGTCTCGCGCCGCGTGAAGTCCCGCTCCCCGGCATGGGGCGGCCCGAACTCGCGCAGGGCCCACCAGGCCCCCGGCAGCGCGAGCAGCAGCACCGCGGCCACCGCGGCCAGCCGCCTCCAGGGCGGACGGCGCTCGGGCCGGGGGGCCAGGGGGAGCCGGGCGAGGACGCGGTCCGCGAGCCCGGGCGGGGGCTCGGGGACCTCGAAGGCGGAGAGATCCAACGACTCGGGATCGCGAGCGGGAGGGTCAGCCATGATGGTGCTCCAGGGCCGTGCGCATGGCCGCGCGGGCACGCGCCAGGCGGCTCTTGAGGGTGCCCAGCTCCAGGTCGAGGATCCCGGCGATCTCCGCGTACTCCAGACCATGCAGCTCGCGCAGGACGAGGACCGCGCGCTGGTCCGGGGGCAGCTGGCCGAGCGCGTCGCGGATGGCCTGGCCCAGGGCGCGGCGCTCCACGAGGGAGTCGGCATGCAAGGGGCTGGAGACGGGCAGCGCCGCCAGCTCGTCCACGGCGACGACGAGGGAGGGTCTCCGCAGCTCGTTGAGCGCCAGCCGGGTGGCGATGGTGAGGATCCAGGTGGAGAGCTTCGCGGCGCCCTGGGGCTGGAAGTCCGGCAGGGCGCGGTAGACGCGCAGGAAGGTCTCCTGGGTGCAGTCCTCCACCAGCGCCCCGCGCCCGCTGGGCACCAGCAGCCGGTAGAGCAGGGCGTGGACGGGCTTCTGGTGGTGGAGCACCAGGGCCCGCATGGCGTCGGCGTCCCCGCGGCGGGCGCGCTCCACCACGGCGGGCGCGAGCTCGCTGGGGGTGCTCCGAGGGAGGGGCGTCTGTGGACCGAGGACCGCCAGGATGGGCATTTCAGCGGGTTGCACCCGCCAGGGTCCAAAAGGTTCCCGGCGGGATTTCATTTTCCGCGCGGCGTGCCCCGCCTGCCTCCATGGAGTTCGGCGTCACCGGACGAACACGGGGGCGAACAGCTCGACGGTGTAGGGCACGGCCACCGCGCCCGGGGCCTGGATGCGCACGAGGAACGCGCCGCCGTGTTCGGCCCGGAGGAGCCGCACCTCGCCCGCCGCGCGCTGGGCGATGTCTCCGGGCGCGTCCAGGGGCAGGGGCCGGCCTTCCACGTCCAGGAGGTCGACCTCCAGCGCGCCCCGGGCCGCCTCCCAGTGCACGCGCACTCCCGCCGGGTGGCAACAGTCCCCCCAGGCATGCAGCCAGTTCGCCACGCCCGGACGCGCCACCTGGTCCTCGAGCGTCAACGGTCCATGGTTGAAGACGTGCGAGCGCGGAGGGGTGGCCAGGGCCTGTTTCCGCGGGTCGTCATCCCCTCGCGGGTCGTCCGTCCGTGCGGCCTGCACGGAGGCCACGGGAGGCGGATGCCGACAGCCCGGGCCCATGAGGGCCCCGAGCCCCAACCCCAGGCATCCCAGGAACACCGTCGACAGCGTGTGGCGTCTGACTTTGGACGTGTGCATGGGAATCTCAGCGGAACGTATCGGCGAGTCGGGGAGGGGGCTCGGAGGGAGGTCGCGGATGGGACCTCTCCAAGACTACCCCGACGCTCCGTCCCGTCCGTGGGTCTCGCCTACTTCGTGTAGCCGCTGGTCGTGACGGGCTTGCCTTCCTTCAGGCGGGAGTCCCGCGTCTTGTCCGCCGCGTGCTGCACGAGCTTCTGGTACGGGGCGTCGTTCGTGAAGCCGTTGAACAGGCGCTTGGCGTTCTCGCCGTTGACCATGGAGGGCTTGGTGTTGCCGAGGATGCTCACCTGCGCCGTCAAGGGCAGCGAGCAGGCCCCGTTCTCCTTGAACACCGCCGGGTGCATCTGGATGAAGTCGTCGTAGACGTGGTCCGCGCCCTGCGTCTTGAGCAGATGGGTGGCCGCGCGGTGGAGCGTCTCGCGGTTGGACTCGCTGTAGGTCCGCGCCTCCGGCTGCGTGTACGACGCCTCGGCGTCCTTGAACTGCTTCTGGACCTTCACCATCTCCTGCCACTTGTCGGCGTTGGCCGGGTCGGCCTTGGCCATCTTCGCGTAGAAGTCGTCCTGGCCGATGGAGGCCTTCACGTCCTGGTAGCCCGGCGTGGACGGCTTCGGCGACGGGGACTGCGTCTGGGGGGAGGGGAAGGACGGGCGCTGGGGCTGGGAGAAGCCGAGGATCCGCTTGAGCATGGTGGACTCCGTGTGTGTGTCTTTTGAGTAGATTGTCGGCGCAAGGCGCCGAACGTTGCGCATCCACACACAGCATCCTCCCACTGACCGATGCTCCCCCTGTCGGCTCAGACCATGCCGCCGTTCACGCGCAGCACCTGGCCGTGGACCCAGCCGGACTCCTCGCCCACCAGGAAGGCGACCACGCGCACCATGTCCTCCACCGTGCCCAACCGCTCCATGGGGGCCCGCTTGATGATGGCGTCGATCAACTCCTGGGACTTGCCCTCGAAGAACAGCTCGGTGGCCGCGGGGCCCGGGGCCACCACGTTCACCCGGATGTTCCGCCCGCGCAGCTCGTTGGCGAAGACGCGGCTCATCGTCTCCACGGCGGCCTTGCTCGCCGCGTACACGGCGTAGCCGGGGTTGAGCGTGCCCACCACGCTGGTGGAGACGTTCACGATGCGCGAGCCCGCGGGCATGCGCTGACTCGCCTCGCGCAGGGTGTTGAACGTGCCCCGGACGTTGATGGACATGATGCGCTCGTAGAGGGCGTCGCTCGTCTGCGCGATCGTCTCCTGGTGCTGGCCCACGCCCGCGTTGTTCACCAGCACGGTGACCGGCCCCCACGTGCGCTCCGCCACGTCGAACAGGTGCTTCGCCTCGTCGGGCTTGGAGACATCGGCGCGCACGGCCAGCGCTCGGCCGCCCGCCTGGGTGATCTCCCGCACGACCTCGGCGGCCTGTTGCTCGTTGCTCGCGTAGTTGACGAGGACGGCGCGGCCCTCGTGCGCCAGCCGCACGGCGATGGCCCGGCCAATCCCGCGCGAGGCTCCGGTGATGATGGCGACATCCGTGGTCTTCTCGGGGGTCTTCATGGGGATTCTCCGTGAGGAAACCGGGCCTCCAGGGCCCGGACACACGGCATGAATACGGGCGCGCCGTCGTTCAGGGAAGGCGAACGCCGTGGCTTCTCCATTCAAAATCCATGAACAATGGGGGATGGATCGTCTGGACGAGATGCGCGTCTTCACCCGCATCGTCGAGCTGGGGAGCTTCTCCAAGGCGGCGAAGGATCTGCGCATGCCGCGCGCCACGGTCACGCTCGCCGTGCAGCGGTTGGAGGCGCGGCTCGGCGTGCGCCTGCTGCACCGCACGACGCGCGAGGTGAGCGTATCGGCCGAGGGGCAGCTCTTCCACCGCACCTGCACGCGGCTGCTGTCGGACCTGGAGAGCGCGGAGGCGGAGCTGGCCCCGGGCGGTGCGAAGCCGCGGGGCACGGTGCGCGTGCACATGGTGGGCAACATGGCGGCGAACATCGTCATCCCCGCGCTGCCGGAGTTCCATGAGCGCTACCCGCAGGTGGACGTGGTGGTGGGCACGGGGGACCGGCCGGTGGACCTCGCGCGAGAAGGGGTGGACTGCGCGCTGCGCGGGGGCACCGTGGACACGCCGGGGCTGGTGGTGCGGCGCTTGCCGCCCATGCCGCAGGTGACCTGCGCGAGCGCGCTCTACCTCGCCCGGCGCGGGGAGCCCCGCACCCTGGAGGCGCTGGAGGCCCACCACGCGGTGAACTACCTGGAGCGCGCCACGGGCAAGCCCTACCCCCTGGACTTCGTGGTGCGGGGCGAGCCACGCGCGCTCGTCCTCGCGGGGACCCTGACGGTGACGGAGTCCGAGGCCTATATCGCCGGGGGCCTGGCGCACTTCGGCCTCATCCAGGTGCCGGCCTCGGGCGTCGCGAACCACCTGGCCGAGGGGCGGCTGCGCGAGGTGCTCGCCCACGTGCGTCCGCCCCCGTTGCCCCTCGCGCTGGTGCACCCCTACCAGCGCAAGGTGCCCCCGCGCGTGCGCGTGTTCATGGACTGGCTCGTGGCCCTGCTCGAGCGGCACTTCGGCGCCGCCTCGCCCGCGCGGACGGGGGACGGGTAGCTACTTGGACTCGACCCGCCCGAGCGGCTGGGCCGTGTCCGTCAGCGCCCGCTGCGCGTCCTTCCAGGCGGGGTCTCCCGGGTAGAGCGCGGAGCGCAGGTAGGCCCAGGACAGGCGCTGGACGGCGGCCACGCGCGCGGGGTTCTCGTCCGTGGTCTCGGCGACGTCGTACCCGGAGACGCCGCCCAGGCCGTGCTCCGCGCCGAACAGGGTGAGCAGGGACTTGGGGCCCGGGGCGAGCGTGTAGGGATCCGCGTGCCAGGAGGGGCCCGCGACCGTCAGGTGGGTCGAGTCGTCCTGGTCGCCGGCGACCACGAGCGTGGGCGTCGTCATCGTGGAGAAGTCGGTGGTCGAGAAGAAGGAGTAGTTCTCGGCCGCGAACGCGCTGAGGGCATCGCCCCGGCCGGGCGCGGCGAGCAGCACGCCGGCTTTGATTCGAGGCTCGGCGAGGGTCACGTCCGTGCCGCCCGGGAGCGCCTTGCTCCGGGCGCCGAGCAGCAGGCTCGCGGTGTGTCCGCCCATCGAGTGCCCGAGGACGGCCACCCGGCCGCGGTCCACGCGCCCGGCGAGCCCGAGGACGGCGCCCTCGATCATGTCGAGCTGATCGAGGATGCGCGTCATGTCCTGGGCCCGCGAGCGCCAGTACAGGGGCGCATCGGGCACCTCGGGGCCGAGGCTGAGCGTCTTCGAGTCCAGGTGGGTGGGCTGGATCACGACGAAGCCATGCGCCGCGAAATAGTGGGCGAGCGGGGCGTAGCCGTTCAACGACGAGAGGTGGTTGGATCGGCCGTGGCCGTGCGAGAGCAGGAGGATGGGCAGGTGGCTTCCGGTCACGGGCGCGGAGACGCGCACCTGGAGGTCGACGCCGCGGCCGGGGGCGGGCAGCACGAGGGGGCTGACCGAGAGGACGGGGGTGGGGGCGTGGGGCGCGTTCATGACTGCTTCTCCTGGTACGCCCGCACGTGCGTGGACGCGTCGGGCTGGGTGTAGACGTCTCCGCGGGCGTTCAGGGCGGCGTCGCACACCACGTGCGCGACCTCTTCCGCCGTCTGGGGCGCGCCGCTCACGGCGGCGAGGGCCTCGGCGGGAAGCCGCGCGCTCGGCGCCGTGGGCTGACCCAGCGCGTTGCGGCCGAAGTCGGTCGTGATCCGACCGGGGTACACGACCACCACGCGCAGGTGAGGATGCGAGCCCGCCAGCTCCATGCGGAACGCCTCCGAGAGCGACATCATCGCCGCCTTGGACGCCGCGTAGGCCGCGCGCGGAGGCAGGGGGATGCGGCCGAGCAGGGACGACACGTTCACGATCGCGCCCGTGCCGCGGGCCTGGAGGTGGGGCGTGACGACCTGCATGCCGTAGAGCACCGACTTCAGGTTGTCGCGGATCATCGCGTCGACGTCGTCGTCGGTGATCTCCAGCAGGGGGCGGCCGATGCCACGGCCCACGTTGTTGATCCAGATGTCGACGCGGCCGAACCGCGCGAGGGCCTCGTCGAAGAGGCGTTGCACGTCATCGCGCTTCGTCATGTCGGCGACGACGGCGAGGGCCTGGCTCCCACACCGGCGGGCCACGTCGCCCAGGGGGCCGGCGCGGCGCGCGGCCAGGACGACCGAGGCGCCCCTCCGCGCGAGCTCCTCCGCGACGGCGGCCCCCACGCCTCCACTCGCTCCAGTGACGACCACGACCTGCTCCGAGAAATCTCGATGGCTCATGCTCACGGTCGTACCTCCCGCCGCCGCGCGGGGATTGGAAGGAACGGACATTTCACTCGGGCCCTCCCCAGGCTTGAACGGCCGCAGTGGACACACGAGAATGCGAGGCCACGCATGATGGACACCGCCGCCGTGAGGTCGCCGCTCTCCCGCTTCGTCGAGGACGTTCGTGCCATCGTGGCCACCGACGGACGCGCCCAGCCCGTGGACCGTCTGCCCGATGGGCGGACGACCCTGGTCTTCCGGGCGCTCGAGGAGGGGCGGACGGGGGACGTGTGCGTCTCGGGTCCCCGCACGCGGGCGCTGTTCAAGAACGCCACCGGCGTCACGTGGGCGGTGATGATCCAGTTCAAGCCCGGCTGGTCCACGCCGATGCTGGGGGTGGCCGCGAACGCGCTGACGGACCGGATCGTCTCCGTGGAGGACCTCTGGGGCCGCTCGGGCGAGGACCTCCGCCTGGAGCTCCTCGCGGCGCGGGGCCTGCCGGAGGTGTTCGACCGGCTCACCCGGGCGCTCGTCCCGCGGCTCCAGCAGGCGGAGGAACCGGCATCGGCCCGGCTCGCCCGCCGCGCGGTCCGCCTGTTCGAGGGCGAGGAGGTGCGGGTGGAGAGCGTGGCGGAGCGGCTGGGCGTCACGGCGCGGCATCTGCGCCGCGCCTTCACGGAGAGCATCGGCATCGGGCCCAAGGAGTTCGCGCGGACCGTGCGCCTGCGGCGGGCCCTGGGGATGGCGACGAGCGCGAGGGACTGGGGGCGCATCGCCGTGGACGCGGGCTACTACGACCAGGCGCACCTCATCACCGACTTCCGGGAGCTCGTCGGGCTCACGCCGGGCGCCTTCCTGAAGCGCGCGGACGAGGCGAGGGCCGCGCGTCACGACCCGCTGGAGCACCTCGGGAGCGCGCCCCCCTGAACGCGGGGTTGGCCTCGCCTTCGCGCCACGTATCCTCGCCGCCGTTCAGGAGGCCCCGGATGCGGCTCGCGCGTGAGTGGTGTGGACTGGCTCTGCTGATGTGGACGGCCTGTGGTGTGACCAGCGCGGGAGGTGGCGGGGGAGGAAGCACGGTGCCCCGGGAGAACACCGCGACCACGCTGACCCTCTCCGGGACGCGGTTCTTCGTGGGTTACGACAACGGCACTCTCGCCGCACTGCCGGACGGGGGCGTGGTGCTCGCCGCGCTGCTGGCCGACGACAAGGGCTACAACGCGGACGTGGCGATCGTGCGCCTCGATGCCTCCCTGTCGCTCACGTGGGCGATGCGGCTCGATGAGCGGACCCTTCCCACGCACCTGGTGCCGGGCAAGGACGGCGCGCTGTTCGTCATCGCGGGAGACAGCTATCCCGGCACGCTCCGGGTGATGCGGCTCGACCTGGGCACGGGGGCCGTGCAGCAGGCCGTCGAGTTCTCGAACATGGCTCCGGGCAAGGCCCTGGCGCTCGACGACGGAGGACTGCTCGTCTCGGGGAACAACCTGCTGCGCCTGGACGCCCGGCTCCAACCGGTGTGGGCGCGGCAGATACCCTCGACCCACGCGGTGGCCGTGGCCGATGGCTTCATCGTCGCGGGCGTCGGCTACGGGGACCGCGCACGCATGACGGGCGTCACGCTCACGAAGGTGTCCGCGGAGGGCGCGGTGGCGTGGCAGAGCTTCGCGTCGCCCGGGCCTGGCAACCACTCCCTGACGGGCGTGCGCACCCTGGCGGATGGCTCCTTGATGGTGGGGATGGGCAACGACTCCACACGCGGCGACAGCGTGGCGGCGCTCAGCCCCTTCCTGATCACCACGTTCGACGCCCAGGGCCGACTCCGGAAGATGAGCCGGGCGCGGCTCTCCCAGGAAGTGCCCACGTCGACGGGGGCCACCCGCGCGCCCC includes:
- a CDS encoding DUF5942 domain-containing protein, encoding MKKLLVFVVLLAVGVGAAYHFGLLSRLGVRVRFIPKDPALLAYFGPDTRELLVVHSTELDMPLDTKTQEELDRQVKDVHAKTGVDTREDLDSLAVTTGLAVARGRFDWARLSTYLQSEGYTLTELEGVPTAVKAQAADVALDGHYLLVGPQNLVSQALALKRQGGGLGDDSPLVKALDTIGWKHGMVGGLVSGSRLPDLMGKTGMLQSLLGAFDVTPEGLDLHGTALTGGEKQGQALLKLLELGRSVLLLTTGMETAEEQRLLADALRKSELKADAQGVVTGHIRFPHALVDATSASYAQADFSGHFQKLNQAAADEEDSPSAVRPPAPRPSVVSPPVTTGVRAAPGPVDWKPPVLGLFLLVIVLVTMGAQSRPGMFNVLFHPLYLLPFAVATMGVVVFRWTGHAGGVFDVLVRPMPEWHRLVSYPLAQPVALSAAVPLVFAVLSGVMPWLRRFAAGLGVGFSAWLAVEAFSHPPLALIPPAYTQYWYAGNALMALVLARLALPPRQAARSTRRP
- a CDS encoding FecR domain-containing protein, which gives rise to MADPPARDPESLDLSAFEVPEPPPGLADRVLARLPLAPRPERRPPWRRLAAVAAVLLLALPGAWWALREFGPPHAGERDFTRRETIALGPSALAVAEPGTRLRWSLGRRGAVHVQQSVGRVFYRVETGSDFRVDTPSGQVVVRGTCFTLEVPASPASRALLSVQEGRVAVTHLLHTTEVSAGERAELLADRAPRRLPEPGSEHAGESPGVASGGPHVSRPREDASGAELESLRERVRLLEQSRPGARRPSAGAWLNPSHETLLQLAKECRLRWDAPSLQQRPHLPNAGEWAELGVTEAELAVVQDVHEAFVAWALTQLRAIYVEVTGDEDSAQVLAAHSLQYEIRDKSPELSLQQAYQRLARERAGLQSPPSDPSGMTPAERLVRFTLGLGDAYERALAEKLGSKRARELRQKNDGWLERRDSQEGCPPPGD
- a CDS encoding sigma-70 family RNA polymerase sigma factor; this translates as MQPAEMPILAVLGPQTPLPRSTPSELAPAVVERARRGDADAMRALVLHHQKPVHALLYRLLVPSGRGALVEDCTQETFLRVYRALPDFQPQGAAKLSTWILTIATRLALNELRRPSLVVAVDELAALPVSSPLHADSLVERRALGQAIRDALGQLPPDQRAVLVLRELHGLEYAEIAGILDLELGTLKSRLARARAAMRTALEHHHG
- a CDS encoding SDR family oxidoreductase, with product MKTPEKTTDVAIITGASRGIGRAIAVRLAHEGRAVLVNYASNEQQAAEVVREITQAGGRALAVRADVSKPDEAKHLFDVAERTWGPVTVLVNNAGVGQHQETIAQTSDALYERIMSINVRGTFNTLREASQRMPAGSRIVNVSTSVVGTLNPGYAVYAASKAAVETMSRVFANELRGRNIRVNVVAPGPAATELFFEGKSQELIDAIIKRAPMERLGTVEDMVRVVAFLVGEESGWVHGQVLRVNGGMV
- a CDS encoding SDR family oxidoreductase, with protein sequence MSHRDFSEQVVVVTGASGGVGAAVAEELARRGASVVLAARRAGPLGDVARRCGSQALAVVADMTKRDDVQRLFDEALARFGRVDIWINNVGRGIGRPLLEITDDDVDAMIRDNLKSVLYGMQVVTPHLQARGTGAIVNVSSLLGRIPLPPRAAYAASKAAMMSLSEAFRMELAGSHPHLRVVVVYPGRITTDFGRNALGQPTAPSARLPAEALAAVSGAPQTAEEVAHVVCDAALNARGDVYTQPDASTHVRAYQEKQS
- a CDS encoding LysR family transcriptional regulator — encoded protein: MDRLDEMRVFTRIVELGSFSKAAKDLRMPRATVTLAVQRLEARLGVRLLHRTTREVSVSAEGQLFHRTCTRLLSDLESAEAELAPGGAKPRGTVRVHMVGNMAANIVIPALPEFHERYPQVDVVVGTGDRPVDLAREGVDCALRGGTVDTPGLVVRRLPPMPQVTCASALYLARRGEPRTLEALEAHHAVNYLERATGKPYPLDFVVRGEPRALVLAGTLTVTESEAYIAGGLAHFGLIQVPASGVANHLAEGRLREVLAHVRPPPLPLALVHPYQRKVPPRVRVFMDWLVALLERHFGAASPARTGDG
- a CDS encoding alpha/beta hydrolase family protein, which gives rise to MNAPHAPTPVLSVSPLVLPAPGRGVDLQVRVSAPVTGSHLPILLLSHGHGRSNHLSSLNGYAPLAHYFAAHGFVVIQPTHLDSKTLSLGPEVPDAPLYWRSRAQDMTRILDQLDMIEGAVLGLAGRVDRGRVAVLGHSMGGHTASLLLGARSKALPGGTDVTLAEPRIKAGVLLAAPGRGDALSAFAAENYSFFSTTDFSTMTTPTLVVAGDQDDSTHLTVAGPSWHADPYTLAPGPKSLLTLFGAEHGLGGVSGYDVAETTDENPARVAAVQRLSWAYLRSALYPGDPAWKDAQRALTDTAQPLGRVESK